In Cataglyphis hispanica isolate Lineage 1 chromosome 22, ULB_Chis1_1.0, whole genome shotgun sequence, a single window of DNA contains:
- the LOC126857666 gene encoding NAD-dependent protein deacetylase sirtuin-7, whose amino-acid sequence MEETGNEKFLSRRRSAALKAFKVKDERVATLKKVAAILQKSEIDRTAEETGILASCSDVVKEVNLRQEKRDKIKARLEEVEDAAEILDEKCMRLAAAISRATSLAVYTGAGISTAASIPDYRGTNGVWTRMQQGKDIGNHDLSQAEPTLTHMALYALYKARVLKHVVSQNCDGLHLRSGIPRNLLSEVHGNMYVEVCRVCKPPKEYWRLFDVTEKTARYQHGTGRLCHRCNSLLQDSIVHFGERGNLPWPINWSGASRAAKQADVILCLGSSLKVLKKYPWLWQMDRPVQKRASLYIVNLQWTPKDENAVLKINGKCDEVMKRIMSHLGLEIPQYNRTKDPIFFHAIKLQTSEQLTTTQPCLEEPTIKKEPLSQSSDENVKCTVQQTDDKEDDCISTVTVTDTTTAYPAPFFAALPFLSMGLPFPPMYMYPQLTPLFYYPFIQVPNAPIEAPKPKPACTFCMEYEGSLSCLYYQRDGDCPAPTKIENEQKQEEGTLVIRADTPSIASPKNPGWFGKGYRKGMKRKR is encoded by the exons ATGGAGGAAACGGGTAACGAGAAATTCCTATCGCGAAGACGTTCCGCCGCTTTGAAGGCTTTTAAAGTCAAGGACGAGAGAGTAGCTACCTTAAAGAAG GTGGCAgcgattttacaaaaatccgAAATAGATAGAACGGCGGAAGAAACTGGGATATTAGCCTCGTGCAGCGATGTAGTGAAAGAGGTTAATTTACG ACAAGAAaaacgagataaaataaaagcaagatTAGAAGAAGTTGAAGATGCAGCTGAGATTTTGGACGAAAAATGTATGCGCTTGGCAGCAGCAATTAGCAGAGCAACGTCCCTTGCAGTATATACTGGTGCTGGCATTAGTACAGCAGCATCTATTCCAGATTATAGAGGAACTAATGGAGTTTGGACTCGTATGCAACAAGGGAAGGACATTGG gAATCATGATCTGAGTCAAGCTGAACCAACATTAACACATATGGCACTTTATGCATTATACAAAGCGCGAGTTCTCAAGCACGTAGTTTCTCAAAATTGCGATGGATTACATTTGCGTAGTGGCATTCCGCGTAATCTTTTGTCCGAAGTTCATGGCAATATGTACGTGGAAGTTTGCAGGGTGTGCAAGCCACCTAAGGAATATTGGAGGCTTTTTGATGTTACTGAAAAGACTGCTCGATATCAGCACGGAACAGGAAGATTATGCCACAGATGTAATTCATTATTGCAAGATTCTATTGTTCATTTCGGTGAGAGAGGTAATCTGCCTTGGCCAATCAATTGGAGCGGAGCATCCAGAGCTGCGAAGCAAGCAGACGTTATACTATGTTTAGGTTCTAGTCTAAAAGTTCTCAAGAAATATCCATGGTTATGGCAGATGGACAGACCCGTTCAGAAAAGGGCTTCCCTGTACATTGTCAATTTGCAATGGACTCCGAAAGATGAAAATGCAGTCTTAAAAATAAACGGAAAATGCGACGAAGTgatgaaaagaataatgaGTCATCTCGGATTAGAGATACCGCAATACAATCGTACGAAGGATCCGATTTTCTTTCACGCTATAAAACTTCAGACTAGCGAACAGCTCACTACAACTCAACCGTGTCTCGAAGAGCCGACAATCAAGAAGGAGCCTTTGAGTCAAAGTAGCGATGAGAATGTGAAGTGTACAGTGCAGCAAACTGATGACAAAGAAGATGACTGCATATCGACGGTAACAGTAACTGATACAACTACTGCCTATCCAGCGCCTTTTTTCGCCGCGTTACCGTTCTTATCCATGGGCTTGCCATTTCCTCCTATGTACATGTATCCTCAACTGACgccgttattttattatcctttcATACAAGTACCGAATGCACCGATAGAGGCGCCGAAGCCCAAGCCAGCTTGTACGTTTTGTATGGAATATGAAGGATCTCTTAGCTGTTTGTATTATCAGCGTGACGGAGATTGTCCTGCACCGACAAAGATAGAGAACGAGCAGAAGCAGGAAGAAGGTACACTGGTGATTCGCGCAGACACTCCGAGCATAGCATCTCCAAAGAATCCAGGCTGGTTTGGTAAAGGATACCGTAAAGGTATGAAAAGGAAGCGGTAG
- the LOC126857675 gene encoding testis-expressed protein 9: MSDDLLTKEKEFRRLNRELQQKTHDMIKEVDSVIHARDSLFSNAKSYLNFITKDVKTIHSENETLKTDKQSRTLNEIVEIPSENLKNIEISLKTNNSVKNNAITDSDTISNYQSLSSVGNNAIATLFKGKIDMLYKELQAMQLEYNKKCDYSKELEAQKKKLDDIQVRLHNQIGTLNDTIAKLENRNSDTISNCQVLSNENVALKKDVENLRKQINILSQESTNYDVRLNRSLENNEKLKNALKCSQIEEKELRNSIRKIQEDKRIAIKSLEKQRNELVQAFKKQILLIDNLKKQNMYLMSNGQIRLTEEDFAKLLEWKP; this comes from the exons ATGTCTGATGATTTATTAACTAAGGAAAAAGAGTTTCGCAGATTGAATCGCGAGCTTCAACAGAAGACTCATGATATGATAAAGGAGGTTGATTCTGTCATACATGCTCGCGATAGTTTGTTTAGCAATGCGAAATCGTACTTAAATTTCATAACGAAAGATGTAAAAACAATACATTCAGAAAACGAAACATTAAAGACAGATAAACAATCAAGAacattaaatgaaattgttgAAATTCCATCAGAAAACCTCAAAAACATTGAGATTTCACTAAAGACGAATAATAGTGTGAAAAATAATGCTATTACTGATTCTGATACAATATCAAACTATCAATCATTGAGCAGTGTGGGAAATAATGCTATTGCTACGTTGTTTAAAGGCAAGATAGATATGCTGTATAAAGAGCTACAAGCGATGCAACTTGAGTATAACAAAAAG TGTGATTATTCCAAAGAATTAGAAgcacaaaaaaagaaacttgatGATATCCAAGTTAGATTGCATAATCAGATAGGAACATTAAATGATACAATCGCAAAGTTAGAAAATAGAAACTCTGATACAATATCAAATTGTCAAGTTTTGAGCAATGAAAATGTTGCCTTAAAAaag gaCGTAGAAAATCTTAGAAagcagataaatatattaagtcaGGAATCGACCAATTATGATGTAAGATTAAATAGGTCTCtagaaaataatgagaaacTTAAGAATGCATTAAAATGTAGTCAGATAGAAGAAAAG GAATTAAGGAattcaattagaaaaatacaagAAGATAAAAGAATAGCCATAAAAAGCTTGGAAAAACAGCGAAATGAATTAGTACAAGCATTTAAGAAGCAAATATTACTCATAGATAATCTGAAGAAAcaaaat atGTATTTAATGTCAAATGGGCAAATTCGCTTAACAGAAGAAgactttgcaaaattattggaGTGGAAACCTTAG